A part of Rattus rattus isolate New Zealand chromosome 4, Rrattus_CSIRO_v1, whole genome shotgun sequence genomic DNA contains:
- the LOC116899545 gene encoding U3 small nucleolar RNA-associated protein 14 homolog B: MARNVADLLALSQQEELVDLPDSYPLSTSEDEGNSDGERKCQKLLEAVSSLGRTNKWKLAERSEASLMVSEFNVTSEGSGEKLVLSDLLGSATELSSLATVKKQLQRIKSKTLTIPLNKEEADRTLREATFSKTSQMLSKWDPVVLKNRQAEQLVFPMEKELPAVAPIEHVFTGWKARTPLEQEVFNLLHKNKQPVTDPLLTPMEKASLKAMSLEEAKIRRAELQRTRALQSYYEARARREKRIKSKKYHRVLKKGKAKKALKEFEQLWKDCPSAALQELEKMEKARMTERMSLKHQGKGKWAKSKAVMAKYDLEARKAMQEQLAKNRELTQKLQVVSESEEEDEGTEEGIVPVSDGMDDLRMNADAVNPWMLSSCNSSAEGGDIKTDPEQMPEFVAHASSESEGGERPVAEELVLKERSFQERVDSNNAKPVDIQETEDSNSQEVFSESRILLQKLNKENHQSEDQEVSSVETVLHIQREDLASEKFLVLQRLERAHVLEQRGELGKEEHYPKKELSGPVLKGVWKEMNPPTHPDASGGKKKKEQMINLQTLLTTPSPPVKSLAVPTVQELEDEVETDHKQLIKEAFAGDDVIREFLKEKREAIEANKPKDLDLSLPGWGEWVGMGLKPSAKKRRRFLIKAPESSPRKDKNLPNVIINEKRNIHAAAHQVRVVPHPFTHHQQFERTIQNPIGYTWNTQRAFQKLTVPKVGTKLGHIIKPIKAENVGYHSSSRSDLSILQSNRKCLSRKQQKQLKKSSAD; encoded by the coding sequence ATGGCCAGGAATGTGGCAGACCTTTTGGCTTTGAGCCAGCAGGAAGAACTAGTGGATTTGCCAGACAGCTACCCACTGAGCACAAGTGAAGATGAAGGGAACAGTGATGGAGAACGGAAATGTCAAAAGCTCCTGGAAGCAGTCAGTTCCCTTGGTAGAACGAATAAATGGAAGTTGGCAGAGAGATCTGAGGCTAGTCTGATGGTGTCAGAGTTCAATGTCACTTCTGAAGGATCAGGTGAAAAACTGGTCCTTTCGGATTTGCTTGGGTCTGCTACAGAGTTATCTTCATTGGCTACTGTGAAAAAACAGCTGCAAAGAATCAAGTCAAAGACTCTGACCATACCCCTTAACAAAGAAGAGGCTGACCGGACCCTCAGGGAAGCAACATTCAGCAAAACCTCACAAATGCTCTCCAAGTGGGATCCTGTCGTGCTGAAGAACCGGCAAGCGGAGCAGTTGGTTTTTCCCATGGAGAAGGAACTGCCAGCAGTTGCTCCCATTGAACATGTTTTCACTGGCTGGAAAGCAAGAACCCCTCTGGAACAAGAAGTTTTTAACCTCCTTCATAAGAACAAGCAGCCAGTAACAGATCCTTTATTGACTCCCATGGAAAAAGCCTCCCTCAAAGCCATGAGCCTGGAAGAAGCCAAGATACGCCGAGCAGAGCTTCAGAGGACTCGAGCTCTGCAGTCCTATTATGAGGCTAGAGCTcgaagagagaagagaatcaagAGTAAAAAGTACCACAgagttttaaagaaaggaaaggccaAGAAAGCCTTAAAAGAGTTTGAGCAGCTGTGGAAGGACTGCCCAAGTGCTGCATTGCAAGAActagaaaaaatggaaaaggccAGAATGACAGAACGGATGAGCCTTAAGCACCAGGGCAAGGGGAAATGGGCAAAGTCTAAGGCAGTTATGGCCAAGTATGACCTGGAGGCTCGAAAAGCTATGCAAGAACAATTGGCTAAGAACAGAGAACTGACACAGAAACTCCAGGTAGTTtcagagagtgaggaagaggatgagggcACAGAGGAGGGAATAGTCCCTGTCTCTGATGGAATGGATGACCTACGGATGAATGCAGATGCTGTAAATCCCTGGATGCTGAGCAGTTGCAACAGCAGTGCAGAAGGAGGTGACATCAAGACAGACCCTGAACAGATGCCTGAATTTGTGGCCCATGCATCTTCTGAGAGTGAGGGAGGTGAAAGACCAGTGGCAGAAGAACTTGTGTTGAAAGAAAGATCCTTTCAAGAAAGAGTTGATTCCAACAATGCTAAGCCAGTGGATATCCAAGAAACAGAAGACTCTAATAGCCAGGAGGTGTTTTCTGAATCGAGAATATTGCTTCAGAAACTCAACAAGGAAAATCATCAATCTGAGGATCAAGAAGTGAGTTCAGTGGAAACTGTTCTCCATATCCAGAGAGAGGACCTTGCCTCAGAGAAGTTCTTGGTGCTCCAAAGGCTAGAGAGAGCACATGTTCTGGAGCAACGAGGAGAGTTGGGCAAAGAGGAACATTATCCAAAAAAGGAGCTTTCCGGACCTGTGTTGAAAGGggtgtggaaggaaatgaatccacccacccaccctgatgcctctggaggaaagaaaaagaaagaacaaatgattAATCTACAGACCCTCCTAACTACTCCGTCTCCTCCTGTGAAGTCTTTGGCAGTGCCCACAGTACAGGAGTTGGAAGATGAAGTGGAGACAGATCACAAGCAGCTAATAAAGGAAGCTTTTGCTGGGGATGATGTCATAAGGGagttcttaaaagagaaaagggaagctatAGAGGCAAATAAACCAAAGGACTTGGACCTATCATTGCCTGGATGGGGTGAGTGGGTTGGTATGGGCCTAAAGCCCAGCGCCAAGAAAAGACGCCGTTTTCTTATTAAAGCTCCTGAAAGTTCTCCAAGAAAAGACAAGAATTTGCCAAATGTGATTATCAATGAGAAGCGCAACATCCATGCAGCTGCTCATCAGGTGCGGGTGGTCCCACACCCATTCACCCACCACCAGCAATTTGAAAGAACTATCCAGAACCCTATTGGGTACACATGGAATACCCAGAGGGCCTTCCAAAAGCTGACAGTTCCCAAGGTTGGCACCAAACTAGGCCATATCATTAAACCCATAAAAGCAGAAAATGTAGGATACCACTCTTCCTCAAGGTCTGACCTCTCTATCCTACAGAGCAATCGGAAGTGCCTCTCCAGAAAGCAGCAAAAACAACTGAAGAAAAGTTCTGCAGACTGA